The Melitaea cinxia chromosome 9, ilMelCinx1.1, whole genome shotgun sequence DNA segment TTTCGTTTAAAAAATAGGTTAAATTTAGTTTGAAATAGTATTTGATTCAATTAACCATATTTTATAAGTTGCTTTATTCATTGCATGAACTAACATTTGTTTTAActgtaattatttacttttgctaagtaacttttaaaattatacaatattgagttctaattttattaatatctttttaaatatatttataaaatttagcaCAAGTAAGTTATTTCCAATGCTAGCATGTTTTTTTCATACTTCTTGCTTGGGATGCCATTGAAATCAGTCAGTCATgagtataaacaataaattaaagagATTAAAGTTACATAAAAGGGGCGTGGAGTATCTCATTGGAAATTTCCGTAAATGTTGTCGTCGTGAAGActgatttcaaattttttttttgcaaaacaGCGACATCTATTGACTATTGCATAAAGCTCTAATCCGCGTAGTTTTATTACTGTACTTTGAAACTACTTATTTCCGTAACTTTTGCATAGATGGCGTAACTGTACAGCCgctaaattaaaaagtactaataaaatatacttttttatgatattaatttttacttataatgcctttttgttattattaattaaacgttttaaaaaaatatgtataattgtattatttcctagtattactactttttttcttttattacagtATGTGGTTATCCCACCTAGAAGATCGACTGCAGAGGCGTTCCAGATATTAATATCACACATGTTCGGAGATGCCGGAAGTCCTTATTTAGTTGGTGTGGTAAGTACATTATGAACATGttataaagataattatattgaataggcaataaataactttcttcattggaaataataaatttaacacatTTGTTTCAGATATCAGAAAATTTGAAGAGATCCTTGTCACCATTACCTTCTGAAGTACCCACTAAATACGTGCAATTTAAAGCGCTCCAATATGCTCTGTTTGTAACCTGTTTTGTAGAGGTTATCGGTGGAATATTCTTCTTAGTGACTGCTATTTACATTGTCAGGGATAAACAAAAAGTCGATAATGCTATCGCAGGTTCGTTTTTATactgtacttatttttttagcTAATATATTTGCttgttttggtttatttttttactaacactAAATATAGACATTTTTTGAATTGCTTCGCTTTTACtaataaaacttactttttgattttgagtATATAATCGATCGCTTTAtagatattgtatttttttgtagttcgcttttattacaaaactgtaACTTCACATTGTTTCAGTGGCTTCAAAAATTGTTTAGCTATGGTGAGTTATAGGTTAGGTGCCGAACTCGGAATTTAAGCATAtacctattaatataataaattacgcgtcacgttgtttgtccgcgatggacgaaactacttaaccgattttagtcaaatttgcaaaCGTGTGcagtgtgcagtttgatccaataCGAAAAATaggcaatattttatttagatatatataattattctattcaagaaaaaaaaggcGGCGCGACGTTTGCCAGGTCGGCtagttgtaatataattttttaattattatttacagcaGCAGAAGCTCAAAGTGCTGAACCGTCTCACAGTAACGCCCAAGAAGAAGTAAATGAGGATGAGTAGGACAAATATAACTTAATCGCTTGTCAGTCACATTACCTACAACATAGATCTGTGAGAATTGTTAACTCACTTCGACATTTACTTTGATTACATCAATGAAATACGAATAGTCGTATGTAAGTACACTATACCTCATActataaaatatcttataattatttgatCGAAATATTGTAAAGACTGATTCGTAAATGCACAGCACTTGATCAAAAAGATGGATTACAATGGAGTGAGATAGTTTAGATAATAGTTAAGGTTATGGAAACTAGGCATCACATTACCTACTGGTTAGGATTAAGACAATGtgcctaaaattatttttcaactttatttcgattcctataaaattattatcattaatttattataccaaaataaactTACTGACCTGTATGTATGTAACAGaattttcattacaataaatataatagtatttatttaaagaaatttaatgtGAAAtggtaataattatgtaaatggcAAGGGAGTTAGTATTTAATTACCTCAAGCACTTGTTACACAAGAAATagatacaaagtttttatttattctgttcatttctaaagtaattaatttataattattatttataaatcataatGAGTGGAAAGCTACTTAAGTATTGTATTTGGAGTAACCTGATGTAAAGATATATTCATACAGTTTAACACGCTAGCCTTATAGTACATTAGTAGACATTATAATGTAATGTTCATCATAGTAagagtattataaaatattttcagattTATAGTCTCCATTatgtcaattaaatatttatattttatttgcaagtTAAACTGTATAGAATATCAATAAAGActgaattgtttgtttaaaaattcctaataataatagagaattgtttgtaaatattgtgtaaagtatgtaattgaaaataaatacataatttatttttcatgacTGTTTTATTGTACAACAATGACCCTCTGTCATAAAAACATCATATGGACAAAGTAACATGATAAAAACATGGCACAATTGGTGGGTTGGAGCAATGTAAGAGTTAATCTTAcatcattatatttcttaatgttaaaatttataattaatatcacaTTATCACAATGTTTTCTCTAAATTTGGAAGTACTAcacctaatttaaaaaaatatatcaataattttcCTTCGCAAAAATTATCATTGAACTTTACTAtacttttcattataaaaagtgAAGTTACATCAATCACTggtaaaaactaaattactatgtcaaaaacaaaaaagataatCAACAACATACATTGTAGTATCAtcacaaatttaaaatcaatcatAGAATATGGCaccacatattttaaaaatttaccattaaaaataattactattcatataaacacaataataccCGTCATTTATTGGAAggtacaaaataaagaaaaaatattggaaaCTAGTGTATCACCAGCTAGCATTGAGTATTGAGATATTTCAATCATGTGAGCCGCAACTATTAGTGGAAGCAGTGTCATCAATATCAGGATCATTTTCAACTCTCAATTTTTTTGGGATTGGTTCACAGGAGTTAAAAGTGTCACTTAGAGCCCGTTTACCAGTTgcaactatttttaaaacagcAATTTTgtccatattattattttcctcaTCTGAATTGCGAGATGACTctgtcaaataatattttgtttcagacgAAACTCGAGAAAGCAGCTGTTCAGTTCTCAAAATAACACTAGTGTCCTGCAAAAGACAATAAGTTTCAGACATAAAAAATTGTACCTTTATGATTATTAGAAAAACTCatgcaaattttaaattataatcacatatatttttataattgcttTAGGGGTGCTAAACGAAATTACACTGAagctaaagatttttttttccaaaatggATCAcaggttataataataaaattttatataaatatatattgaggCTTTATAATTACTGTTTATTTTAACTatacttaatgtttttttacgTATAATAATTAGTGTTATTATAGAAAGattgtaaagattttttaacttttttgaaACAAGGCCAGCAAAAAGCACCTCCTTAATTTTGCAAATGTCAATGCATTGCATTGACTAGGTATTTTATATTAGGTGGAGCTATCtgctttttaatatacataaaaaggtTACACTACGACTCACGAGTGTGGGGCCATAATACTATTTCTCATACAGTCACCTACCTGCATCCAGGTATGATTAAGAATTTGATCAAGTGTGATTCTCCTGTCAACTCTGActgttaacatttttttcatgaGCAGCTTGGCATCGAAACTGATAGTTCTCCAGTGAGAATGAGAGAAACGATACTTTCCACTTAGTATCTGGTCTCTAAGTGAGAGTTCCTTGTAATCTGATGAAAACGGTAAGTATCCCACAAGGCTggaaatagataatattttacgacgaatcattatttttagtagacttcaaaaaaggaggacgttcgcaatttaaatatagatgtatttttttaattgaaagctggtgcttttCATGTTGGCAACATTTAAACTGATCATGATTTGTATGATTACTATATTTTCGTCTGCTTATGATGTACTACTTGTCGAAGTTAATGAAGTTGgttgtttttcatttgctagcaaatacaatcatatagtttgtttattttaccagataaataaaataactcccAAGCTCCAAACATCAACTTCTGGACCGTAGCTTTTCAACCCGTTGGCTCGAAGTACTTCCGGTGCTAAATATAATGGTGTCCCGCACATAGTTTTCATAAAGCTATCTTCGCCAACAAACTTGCTCAGCCCAAAGTCAGTGATTTTCACTAGTGTTTCATCTTCTTTACTCTCCAGTAGTACATTTTCAGGCTATTGTAgacaaaattagaaaaatatacataacttaCTAAATTTGAGTCTAACTATTGTTATCCATTGCTTAAGaccaaaatgttaaataaatatatgtatgttttgttTGCATATAACCTAATGTTTACATTATGTGCAATTGAAATTCAAAGAACAGTGATGAATACTTACTTTAAGGTCTCTGTGTGTAATGCCTTGAGAGTGAAGATACTTGACTGCTAGAACCATTTGTCTGAACAACAGTTTGGTGAGCCTCTCTGGCAGCCTTCCTAGTTTTGAAATTCTGTCAAACAATTCTCCCCCTTGCATTAATTCTAATACAATATACACTGCATCGAGAGAATCAAATACCTCCTCTGTAGATATTATACATggctgaaataatattttacaatgagtagcttaaaaataaaagattatccaatataataaataatttattaatatatactgtTAGAAATTTACGAATaaacacacacagtacacatTGTATtagaaaattgataaaaaaatatataatcaataaaGAGTAATAACTAAAAGaattctttatataaattatgctTCATATGCTCAATGACCTACTCAGTACGATGAGAAATATTGGGGGGttcaaaaacacacacaatacaaatGCATAGACTGACTAATATCCGTATGGCCAATACCAACAT contains these protein-coding regions:
- the LOC123656406 gene encoding ovarian-specific serine/threonine-protein kinase Lok-like yields the protein MGDDLIQDTENTQTQTQNSQVEWSQTNTPSFIPNIWGRLYSTKVSLSGKYCWKNSASHNAEYYDLIQPEFTLGRALTCTFPMTKDIIKENIIKNVSKQQFIIKRDLSESLNPAIITDLSHNGTFINGVRIGKGNSRVLDDNDVISVTHPLVKIFLFKDLLKNEQDKVPKEISQKYYISRVLGQGACGIVKLVYDKTTCSKYAMKVIKKSRLTNGQINHLNDPVKIMNEINIMTALRHPCIISTEEVFDSLDAVYIVLELMQGGELFDRISKLGRLPERLTKLLFRQMVLAVKYLHSQGITHRDLKPENVLLESKEDETLVKITDFGLSKFVGEDSFMKTMCGTPLYLAPEVLRANGLKSYGPEVDVWSLGVILFICLVGYLPFSSDYKELSLRDQILSGKYRFSHSHWRTISFDAKLLMKKMLTVRVDRRITLDQILNHTWMQDTSVILRTEQLLSRVSSETKYYLTESSRNSDEENNNMDKIAVLKIVATGKRALSDTFNSCEPIPKKLRVENDPDIDDTASTNSCGSHD